The Triticum dicoccoides isolate Atlit2015 ecotype Zavitan chromosome 6A, WEW_v2.0, whole genome shotgun sequence genome has a window encoding:
- the LOC119315706 gene encoding probable BOI-related E3 ubiquitin-protein ligase 2 — protein sequence MILGTGHHQPAAAHGLAAGASAAAMPVSSGPLYGSAVPSQQGDHSGLVTAPIPAPTLGVELDGAQEMTTTNKRKREEQSSAAFGATQAHQQPMVVDRSLRNEAERFCNTLEEEMRRHETLMLSTVEAMVEKRLLAKDQEIMHNWGVNCALGERLRTLYMEAEAWCTDAQSKQTEANVLRADLERALAQQAVRYRGSGSGEGEGEDDAESCCWGDYHLAFCGGEEVEMPVVEPPVTGAGMCKGCGENAPVVVLLPCRHLSICGPCAEVASGCPSCGCAKQGSIYINLS from the exons ATGATACTCGGAACCGGCCACCACCAACCTGCCGCTGCTCACGGGCTCGCCGCGGGTGCCTCCGCCGCTGCTATGCCTGTGAGCAGTGGGCCTTTGTATGGCTCTGCGGTGCCGAGCCAGCAGGGAGACCACTCGGGCCTCGTCACGGCACCGATTCCGGCGCCGACGTTGGGCGTCGAGCTTGACGGTGCTCAGGAAATGACCACCACCAACAAGCGGAAGCGCGAGGAGCAGTCGTCGGCGGCGTTTGGCGCGACCCAGGCGCATCAGCAGCCAATGGTCGTCGACCGCAGCCTGCGCAACGAA GCAGAAAGGTTTTGTAATACTTTGGAGGAGGAGATGCGGAGGCATGAGACGCTCATGCTCTCGACCGTGGAGGCCATGGTGGAGAAGCGGCTCTTGGCCAAGGACCAGGAGATCATGCACAACTGGGGCGTCAACTGTGCACTCGGGGAGCGCCTCAGGACCCTCTACATGGAGGCTGAGGCGTGGTGCACGGACGCGCAATCCAAGCAGACCGAGGCCAACGTGCTCCGTGCCGACCTAGAGCGGGCGCTTGCCCAGCAAGCGGTCCGTTACCGTGGCAGTGGCAGCGGTGAAGGtgaaggtgaggacgacgccgagtCATGCTGCTGGGGGGACTATCACCTGGCATTCTGCGGGGGGGAGGAGGTGGAGATGCCGGTGGTGGAGCCTCCGGTGACAGGAGCCGGAATGTGCAAGGGGTGCGGTGAGAATGCGCCGGTGGTGGTGCTACTGCCGTGCCGGCACCTCTCCATCTGCGGGCCATGCGCGGAAGTAGCGTCGGGTTGCCCATCGTGTGGATGCGCCAAGCAGGGCAGCATCTACATCAACTTATCGTGA